Proteins encoded in a region of the Phaenicophaeus curvirostris isolate KB17595 chromosome 1, BPBGC_Pcur_1.0, whole genome shotgun sequence genome:
- the ASMT gene encoding acetylserotonin O-methyltransferase isoform X2, whose translation MGSPEDLDYPQVILQYSSGFLVSKVMFTACELGVFDLLLESGEPLTSDAMAARLGTSTMGMERLLDACVGLKLLAVELTQGGALYRNTDISNIYLTKSSPKSQYHIMMYYSNTVYSCWRYLADAVREGRNQYERAFGVSSEDPFGAMYRSEEEMLKFIAGQNSVWSICGRDVLAAFDLSIFMQIYDLGGCGGALAQECVSLYPKSTVTIYDLPKVVQVAKERFIPPEEHRITFHEEAELYILSKILHDWDDDKCGQLLSKVYKACKPGGGVLLVESLLNEDKSGPLETQLYSMNMLVQTKGKERTAVEYSRLLEAAGFGDIQVKKTGKLYDAVLGRK comes from the exons ATGGGTTCCCCAGAAGACCTTGACTATCCTCAAGTCATTTTGCAATACAGCAGTGGATTTTTAGTCTCAAAG GTTATGTTCACTGCCTgtgagctgggggtgtttgaTCTTTTGTTGGAGTCAGGAGAGCCTCTAACTTCAGATGCCATGGCTGCACGCTTGGGTACCAGCACCATGGGGATGGAAAGACTGCTGGATGCCTGTGTGGGATTGAAGCTCTTGGCAGTGGAGCTGACACAAGGAGGAG CCCTCTACAGAAACACGGACATTTCCAATATCTACCTTACAAAATCAAGTCCCAAGTCTCAGTATCATATTATGATGTATTACTCCAATACAGTGTACTCGTGCTGGCGCtacctggctgatgctgtgag AGAAGGAAGAAACCAATATGAAAGAGCTTTTGGCGTTTCATCTGAAGACCCTTTTGGAGCAATGTACAG GTCAgaagaagaaatgctgaaatttaTAGCTGGCCAGAACTCAGTATGGAGTATATGTGGCAGAGATGTTCTTGCTGCATTTGACCTTTCCATTTTCATGCAGATTTATGACCTGGGAG GATGCGGAGGAGCTTTAGCCCAGGAGTGTGTTTCTTTGTACCCAAAATCCACGGTCACGATTTATGACTTGCCAAAAGTTGTGCAAGTGGCCAAAGAGCGATTTATTCCCCCTGAAGAACATCGAATCACTTTTCATGAAG AAGCTGAACTCTATATTTTATCCAAAATACTGCATGACTGGGATGATGACAAGTGTGGGCAACTGCTGTCAAAAGTCTACAAGGCTTGCAAACCTG GTGGTGGAGTGCTGTTGGTTGAATCACTTCTGAATGAAGATAAAAGTGGGCCTTTAGAAACTCAGCTGTATTCAATGAATATGTTGGTccagacaaaaggaaaagagcGAACAGCAGTAGAGTACAGTAGGCTCCTTGAGGCAGCTGGCTTTGGAGATATTCAAGTCAAGAAGACTGGAAAACTCTATGATGCTGTTctaggaaggaaataa
- the ASMT gene encoding acetylserotonin O-methyltransferase isoform X1, whose product MGSPEDLDYPQVILQYSSGFLVSKVMFTACELGVFDLLLESGEPLTSDAMAARLGTSTMGMERLLDACVGLKLLAVELTQGGALYRNTDISNIYLTKSSPKSQYHIMMYYSNTVYSCWRYLADAVREGRNQYERAFGVSSEDPFGAMYRSEEEMLKFIAGQNSVWSICGRDVLAAFDLSIFMQIYDLGGCGGALAQECVSLYPKSTVTIYDLPKVVQVAKERFIPPEEHRITFHEGDFFNDSIPEAELYILSKILHDWDDDKCGQLLSKVYKACKPGGGVLLVESLLNEDKSGPLETQLYSMNMLVQTKGKERTAVEYSRLLEAAGFGDIQVKKTGKLYDAVLGRK is encoded by the exons ATGGGTTCCCCAGAAGACCTTGACTATCCTCAAGTCATTTTGCAATACAGCAGTGGATTTTTAGTCTCAAAG GTTATGTTCACTGCCTgtgagctgggggtgtttgaTCTTTTGTTGGAGTCAGGAGAGCCTCTAACTTCAGATGCCATGGCTGCACGCTTGGGTACCAGCACCATGGGGATGGAAAGACTGCTGGATGCCTGTGTGGGATTGAAGCTCTTGGCAGTGGAGCTGACACAAGGAGGAG CCCTCTACAGAAACACGGACATTTCCAATATCTACCTTACAAAATCAAGTCCCAAGTCTCAGTATCATATTATGATGTATTACTCCAATACAGTGTACTCGTGCTGGCGCtacctggctgatgctgtgag AGAAGGAAGAAACCAATATGAAAGAGCTTTTGGCGTTTCATCTGAAGACCCTTTTGGAGCAATGTACAG GTCAgaagaagaaatgctgaaatttaTAGCTGGCCAGAACTCAGTATGGAGTATATGTGGCAGAGATGTTCTTGCTGCATTTGACCTTTCCATTTTCATGCAGATTTATGACCTGGGAG GATGCGGAGGAGCTTTAGCCCAGGAGTGTGTTTCTTTGTACCCAAAATCCACGGTCACGATTTATGACTTGCCAAAAGTTGTGCAAGTGGCCAAAGAGCGATTTATTCCCCCTGAAGAACATCGAATCACTTTTCATGAAG GAGACTTCTTTAATGATTCAATTCCAGAAGCTGAACTCTATATTTTATCCAAAATACTGCATGACTGGGATGATGACAAGTGTGGGCAACTGCTGTCAAAAGTCTACAAGGCTTGCAAACCTG GTGGTGGAGTGCTGTTGGTTGAATCACTTCTGAATGAAGATAAAAGTGGGCCTTTAGAAACTCAGCTGTATTCAATGAATATGTTGGTccagacaaaaggaaaagagcGAACAGCAGTAGAGTACAGTAGGCTCCTTGAGGCAGCTGGCTTTGGAGATATTCAAGTCAAGAAGACTGGAAAACTCTATGATGCTGTTctaggaaggaaataa